The Clostridium sporogenes region TCAATAATTTATTATCGTTATTCGATAATAAATCATTGATTGTAAATAAGAGTATAGTGCAGAAAACTCAATAGTAACACGAGATGCCACTTTGTAAATTGAAAAGCAACCTTTGTAACTGACAACTGAATATTTGTAAACGAAACGCCACTTTTGTATCCGAAATGCATGTTTTGTAAATGAGATGCAGTTTTTGTAACCAAAATGCAGTTTGATTTTTCACATTTATTGAAGTATTATATTAAAAATAAGCATGCTAAATGGAGGTCGACTCCCTCTCGATTTTTTTGTAATCGGAGAATCCACCCCTTAATTTCTTAGATAAATTAGTGGTTGGCGGCACGCATTTTTATTATTTTTTTAGAAGAGCAGGTTTTAACATGATGTCACTGGCGGCAACCGGTGCGCATTCAAGTTTATGTAAAACTTCTTCTCCGTGGTAAAAGTTGAATGTTTCGTACGGACTGCGATTATTCAGCTTTTTTCTTTTGTATGAATTTATATGATTCATCATTAAGGTGATATCTTCCTGTGTAATATTATTAAAACTTGTTCCCTTAGGAAGCACCCTTCGGATTAATCCATGATTTACCTCAATGGCTCCTTTTTGATAAGGACTACCTGCATCACAGTAAAATATATTAGTACGCAAAGCTGGTACAGATTTTCGATATTCAATTGCTTTAGGATTCGAGAACTCACTCCCATTATCCGTAAGGACAACAGGAAAAAGTCTGCTGAAAGCATTTTTTCCAAGTTTTTTATCAAGCTGATTAAAAATATCAGTTACAGACTTTGAGGTGTTTGCATCTCTTAAAAATGCCAACATTAGACTGCAATCCACGAAGTGAATGGTCAAGAGGCATTTACCACCTTTGTTGCCAATAACAGAATCCATTTGTACCACTGCAGTATCAGGGTTCTTTTTAATAAACGCACTAAAATCTTCGTAATTGCGACCAATGCGGCAGCTTTTATCCACTTTGAATTCAGGCTTCTTATAACGCTCACGGAATTTGACTTTCCTTGGAAGATCAATGTTCCTGACATCAAAAAGACACGCATCGATGTAATTATAAATGGTCTTTTCACTACACATAAGCTCGTCCTGATGGTTGATGTAAATTTGATTTACAGACTGACCATTTTGAATAAGTGGCGAAATAATCTTATTCAATCTGGCGATTTCATCTTCAGATACACATAAACCACTTCGTGACTGTGATATAGATTCATGTGCCTTGATGTGAGCATGCTCTGCATCATAAATATTCTTTAAAAGTGTACATTTACCAATGGTTTTACAACCATTACAAACATAAGGAACTCTGAATCTGGCAGTACAGACTTCTTCAATAAAATCTGGACAGTTTGAATTACAAGAAGTACAAAGCTTACAATAGATAGCCGATTTTCTAGTGCATTCTTTGCCACAGACTTTCTTATTTCTACAGTTAATACGCTTCTTGCAAGCATTGAATGGAAATCCAGGGTAACCTGTAGCAATTTTGGAGCTATACTTGCGGACTTCTCTAGAAATAGTAGTTGGATTTTTTCCCAGCCTGCGGCTGATTTCTTTAAAAGAAATACTCTCTTTTAAGTATTTTTGCAATTCAAGTCTTTCTTCATAAATAAAAAATTTAGACATATATATCCTCCGTTCTGCCGCCAACAACCATAGGATATATAAAACAAAACTAATAAGCAAACAAAAGACTGGTAATTAATGAATCTTTTGTTTGCTAGGATGCAATCACTCAACGAGTGAATATTTATTATTATTAATACAACCTAGTTGGTATCCAAAGGGTTGCATTTCGATTTACAATTGAGGAAATTAATACAGTTATTTTTATATTTTTAGTATTAAGTTTGTAGTTTATATATGTAATGAAAATATAAATAAAGGTATAATAATGAATATATTTCCATAATAATTTTATTTAGACCACAAGTGATGGGAGTTACGTTATAATATAAATAATAATATGAGTTACTTATTTTTTTATAGTTTTTAGTATAGATAACAATATAATTTATTTTTATTTAGATTGTGAATATATTAAGAAAAATGAGTTGAGAAAATGAAAAGTTAACTAGATACAAAAGGGAGATGAAAATCATGAGAATATTACATACCTCCGATTGGCATTTAGGAAAGAATCTTGAAGGTTTTAGTAGAATGGATGAACAGGAAAGATTTATAGAGGATTTTATTAACATTGTGGATAAAAATAATATAGATATGGTGATAATAGCTGGGGATATATATGATAATGGGAATCCGCCAGCTAGAGCAGAAAAAATGTTTTATGATTGTATAAAAAAAGTAAGCAATAAGGGAGAAAGATTAGTTTTAATTATAGCAGGGAATCACGATAATCCAGAAAGACTAGTTGCTGCAAGTCCTTTGGCTTATGATGAGGGAATAATACTTATGGGTACCCCTAAAACCATAGTTCCAAAGGGAAAGTATGGGGAGTTTAAGGTAATAAATTCAGATTTAGCCTGTTTAGAAATAGAGGTAAAGGGAGAAAGGGCAGTAATTATATCTTTACCTTACCCTAGCGAAAAAAGATTAAATGAGATATTGTCTAAAGAAATGGACAATGATGAGGATAGAAGAAAAACTTATTCAGAAAGAATAGGAGAAATATTTTCTAATTTACAAGAAAAATATTATAAAGATGACACTGTTAATTTAGCTATTTCTCATATATTTGTAGATGGATCAGAGGAAACAGATTCTGAGAGGCCAATACAACTTGGAGGAAGTTTAGCAGTAGATGCAGACAAGTTACCTAAAAAAGCTCAATATATAGGCCTTGGACATCTTCATAAACCACAAAAGGTAAGGGGATTAGGTAATGCATATTATTCTGGTTCACCACTGCCCTATAGTAAAAGTGAGAGAGGATATAGTAAAGGGTGTAAGATAATAGATGTACATCCAGGAGAAAAAGCTATTATTGAAGATGTTTATTTTAACAACTATAAACCTATAGAGGTGTGGAGTTGTAATGGAATAGAAGAGGCTATAAATAAATGTGAAGAAAATAAAGAAAAGGATATGTGGCTATATTTACATATAAAAACAAAGGAATATATAAGTACAGAAGATATAAAAATTTTAAAAGAAATAAAAAAAGATATAGTGGAGATAGTGCCAGAGATAGAGGAAAAAGGAGAAGAAACTTTTAATGAAACTATAAAAGAAAAGTCTATGGCAGAATTATTTAGATCCTTTTATTTAAATCAAAGAGGAATAGAGGCTAGTGAAGAATTAATGGATTTATTTTTAAGTATAGCTCAAGAGGAGGATGAATATGAAACCAAAGAAACTTGTGATTAAAGGGCTAAATAGTTTTATAGAAAAACAAGAAATAGATTTTGAAACTTTAGTTAATAGAGGTTTGTTTGGTATATTTGGACCTACAGGCAGTGGAAAATCTAGTATATTAGATGCAATAACTATGGCTTTGTACGGAGACATAGCAAGAGATAGTACTCAATTTATAAATTTAGATACAGATTCTTTATTTGTAAGCTATGAGTTTCAGATAGCCTCAGCGGATGAAAGAGAAGATTATATTGTTTCTAGAACAGTAAAGAGAGATAAAAAAGGTGGTTATAAGACCACTGCAGCTAGGTTAGTTAAAAATGGTGAAGAGGAAGAAGAAATAATAGCAGATAAGCCTAGGGATATAGAAAAAAATATAGAATCTATAATAGGGTTAACAGCAGAAGATTTTACTCGTTCCGTAGTTTTACCTCAAGGTAAATTTAGTGAATTTTTAAAGCTAAGTGGTAAAAGTAGAAGAGATATGTTAGAGAGAATATTTGGACTAGAAAAGTATGGTAAAAAACTTTCAGAAAGAATAAGAAAAGCAAGAAACAAGCAATTATCCTCTTTAACACTAATAGAAGGTAGATTAGAACAGTATAAAGATATATCTAAAGAAAAATTACAGGAACTAAATATACAATATGAAAATTTGTTAAAAGAAAAATCTAGAATATCAAAGGAAAAAGAAGAAAGCAATAAACTTTATGAAAAGTATAAAAATATATGGGAACTTCAAGAAGAGTTAGATATTTATTTAAATAGATTAGAAAAGCTTAAAAAAGGCTTATTGGATATTGAAGGGAAAAAAGTAAAAGTAGAAAAGGGAAAGAACGCGTTAAATATTAAACCCTATATAGATGAGATTAACAAAATTGAAGAAGATAGAAATATAAATGAAAAGGAATTAAATATTGCAATAGAGCAGTTAAAAAATATAGATTTAAATTTAAAAAATTTAGAGGATGAATATAAGAAAGCATCAAAGGATAAAGAAGAAAAAATCCCTTTATTAATGCAAAAAGAAAATAATTTACTACAGGCTATAGAAATAAATAAGAAGATTGAAATTATAAAGAGAGAAAAGGCAACTTTAGTACAAAAATATAAAGAAAAAGATGCTTCAATAAAAAATAAAAATATAGAGAAAAGAAATACAGAAGATAATATAAATAAAATTTCTGAGGAAATAAAATTAAAAGAAGAAGAAATAAATTTCTTAAAAATAGATGGGGACAGAAGAGAGAAGATACAAAAACTATATGAAATAGATAAAGAATATAAAAGATTAAATTTAGAAGTTTGCAATATAACAGAAAGAATAAATATAAAAATAAAAAGCCTAGAAGAGTATGAATTAAAGTATAAAGATACATTGGAAACACAGAAGGATATAAATAAAAAATTAGAATATGTTTTAGACAAAAGAGAAGATTTAATAAAAAATTCTCCTGGTAATAATGATATTTTGCTTGATAAAAAAGATTATATAAATAAATTAAGTGAAACATTTAATAATTTAAATAAAATAAATGATAAAAAGCAGGAATTAGAAAAGAATTTGAAAGAAAAGCAAGTAGTAAAATTAAATCTAGAAAAACAGTATAAAGAAATATTAGAAATAGTAAAGTCCAGAGAAGAAACAGTTGTGATTTTAGAGGAAAAAATAAAGAATATAGAAAAAATGGATATGGCCTCTATATTAGCTGCTAATTTAAAGGAGCAGGAACCTTGTCCTGTATGTGGATCTATGCATCATATTAAATTAGCCAAAAAGGTTGATATAAAAGAATTAGAAATTTTAAAAGAAGAACATGGAAATATATTAAAAGAACTAGAAAATATAAGAATAGAGGAAAATAAAAAAAATATACTTTTAATTTCCATAAAAAAAGAAGAAGAGTTAATATTAGAGGAATTAGAAAATTTAAAAAAGCAATTAAAGAATATAAATTTACAGGATTTAAGAGGAGAATTACAAAAAGAAAAAAATGATTTTCACAAATTAAATGAAAACATAAAGTTCTGGGAAGAAGAAAAACTAATATTAGAAGAAAATATAAACAAGCTCCAAAAAGAAAAAAACCATATAGATAAAGAAGAAGCTAAAAAAAATGAAGCTATATCAAAGGAAAAAGAATTAATAGCTTCTATAAAAAAGGATAGAGAAGAAAAAGAAATATTATTTAAGGAAAAAGAAAAAGAGCATACAAATTTAAAAGAAGAAATTAAAGTATCTAATGTGGAAGAAGAAATAAATAAAATTAGAGTTTGTGATAAAAAAGTAGAGGAATGTAACAGAGTTATAAAAAACAAAAGAGAAGTTTTAGATACTGAAAATAAAAAAAGAGAAGAGATAATTAAACAGATAAATACTATGGAAATAGAATTAGGAAAAATAATAGAAGCGGGAAAAGAAAAGAAAAATTTTATAGATAAAGAAGAGGAAGAAATAAAAAAATTAAATGTAGGAGAGATTTCTAAGGAACATTTAGATGAGGTAAAAAAATCTATAGAGAATATAAAGGGAAAAGAAGAAACTTTAAAATCTAAGTTAGAGTTAGAAGGTAAAAATAGAGAAGTATTATGGGAAAATAAAATAAGTAAGGAACAAATAAAAATTAACTTAGAAAAACTCTATAATGAAAGATTTATTCAGTTAAATAAAGCATTAGAGGAAAATAAATTCCATACTTTAGAAGATGCAAAATTAATGTTAATATGTAAAGAAGAAATAAAAGAATTTGAAAGAGAAATAGAGGAATTTGAAAAAGAGTATAATAATTTAAATATGAATATAGAAAGAGTAAATAACAAATTGAAGGGGGAAAGGATAGAGGAAGAAAGATGGAAGGATATAAGGCTTAAAAAAGAAAATAAGGAAAAAGAACTAGAGGATATAATTAAAAACATTGTAATAGAAGAGAAACTTATAAGTGATATGGAAAGTAATATAAAGGCACTAAAGGAACTATTAGATGAAAAAGAAAAGGTGTCTCATAAAAAAGCTTTGTTAGAAGATATAGATAAATTAGTTCAGGGAAATAAATTTGTAGAATTTGTAGCTATGAATCA contains the following coding sequences:
- a CDS encoding IS30 family transposase translates to MSKFFIYEERLELQKYLKESISFKEISRRLGKNPTTISREVRKYSSKIATGYPGFPFNACKKRINCRNKKVCGKECTRKSAIYCKLCTSCNSNCPDFIEEVCTARFRVPYVCNGCKTIGKCTLLKNIYDAEHAHIKAHESISQSRSGLCVSEDEIARLNKIISPLIQNGQSVNQIYINHQDELMCSEKTIYNYIDACLFDVRNIDLPRKVKFRERYKKPEFKVDKSCRIGRNYEDFSAFIKKNPDTAVVQMDSVIGNKGGKCLLTIHFVDCSLMLAFLRDANTSKSVTDIFNQLDKKLGKNAFSRLFPVVLTDNGSEFSNPKAIEYRKSVPALRTNIFYCDAGSPYQKGAIEVNHGLIRRVLPKGTSFNNITQEDITLMMNHINSYKRKKLNNRSPYETFNFYHGEEVLHKLECAPVAASDIMLKPALLKK
- a CDS encoding exonuclease SbcCD subunit D, translating into MRILHTSDWHLGKNLEGFSRMDEQERFIEDFINIVDKNNIDMVIIAGDIYDNGNPPARAEKMFYDCIKKVSNKGERLVLIIAGNHDNPERLVAASPLAYDEGIILMGTPKTIVPKGKYGEFKVINSDLACLEIEVKGERAVIISLPYPSEKRLNEILSKEMDNDEDRRKTYSERIGEIFSNLQEKYYKDDTVNLAISHIFVDGSEETDSERPIQLGGSLAVDADKLPKKAQYIGLGHLHKPQKVRGLGNAYYSGSPLPYSKSERGYSKGCKIIDVHPGEKAIIEDVYFNNYKPIEVWSCNGIEEAINKCEENKEKDMWLYLHIKTKEYISTEDIKILKEIKKDIVEIVPEIEEKGEETFNETIKEKSMAELFRSFYLNQRGIEASEELMDLFLSIAQEEDEYETKETCD
- a CDS encoding AAA family ATPase, producing MKPKKLVIKGLNSFIEKQEIDFETLVNRGLFGIFGPTGSGKSSILDAITMALYGDIARDSTQFINLDTDSLFVSYEFQIASADEREDYIVSRTVKRDKKGGYKTTAARLVKNGEEEEEIIADKPRDIEKNIESIIGLTAEDFTRSVVLPQGKFSEFLKLSGKSRRDMLERIFGLEKYGKKLSERIRKARNKQLSSLTLIEGRLEQYKDISKEKLQELNIQYENLLKEKSRISKEKEESNKLYEKYKNIWELQEELDIYLNRLEKLKKGLLDIEGKKVKVEKGKNALNIKPYIDEINKIEEDRNINEKELNIAIEQLKNIDLNLKNLEDEYKKASKDKEEKIPLLMQKENNLLQAIEINKKIEIIKREKATLVQKYKEKDASIKNKNIEKRNTEDNINKISEEIKLKEEEINFLKIDGDRREKIQKLYEIDKEYKRLNLEVCNITERINIKIKSLEEYELKYKDTLETQKDINKKLEYVLDKREDLIKNSPGNNDILLDKKDYINKLSETFNNLNKINDKKQELEKNLKEKQVVKLNLEKQYKEILEIVKSREETVVILEEKIKNIEKMDMASILAANLKEQEPCPVCGSMHHIKLAKKVDIKELEILKEEHGNILKELENIRIEENKKNILLISIKKEEELILEELENLKKQLKNINLQDLRGELQKEKNDFHKLNENIKFWEEEKLILEENINKLQKEKNHIDKEEAKKNEAISKEKELIASIKKDREEKEILFKEKEKEHTNLKEEIKVSNVEEEINKIRVCDKKVEECNRVIKNKREVLDTENKKREEIIKQINTMEIELGKIIEAGKEKKNFIDKEEEEIKKLNVGEISKEHLDEVKKSIENIKGKEETLKSKLELEGKNREVLWENKISKEQIKINLEKLYNERFIQLNKALEENKFHTLEDAKLMLICKEEIKEFEREIEEFEKEYNNLNMNIERVNNKLKGERIEEERWKDIRLKKENKEKELEDIIKNIVIEEKLISDMESNIKALKELLDEKEKVSHKKALLEDIDKLVQGNKFVEFVAMNQLEYIVFEASKRLKDITRGRYALELDCNGNFTMRDDFNGGGIRPTNTLSGGETFLTSLALALALSSQIQLKGSSPLEFFFLDEGFGTLDSELLDTVMTSLENLRSDRLSVGIISHVEELKNRVPIKLIVDPAVPGEGGSKIKIEYS